GCCATCGTGAAAAACTGCGTATCAAACAGCCGGTCAAACGTCATGAGCGCCAAGGCGACCGTCAACACCGGGAAGGCGAAAATAATGAGCACGCATGTGATGAGAATCGTCCACGTAAACATCGGCATGCGCATCAACGTCATGCCCGGCGCACGCATTTTTAAAATCGTGACAAGGAAGTTGATCCCGGTCATCAATGTTCCGATCCCGGAAATTTGTAAAGCGACAGCGTAATAGTTGTTGCCGACGCCATGGCTGAATTCGTTGCCGGCAAGCGGGAAGTACGCCGTCCAACCGGCATCCGGCGATCCGCCGATGACGAATGAAATGTTAAACAGCAACGCACCGAAGAAAAAGAGCCAAAAGCTTAACGCATTCAAATATGGAAACGCGACATCGCGCGCCCCGATTTGCAGCGGAACGACAATGTTCATCAAACCGATGATGAACGGCATCGCCATAAACAAGATCATAATCGTCCCGTGCGTCGTAAATATTTCATTGTAATGTTGCGCGTCAAGAAACTTCATGTTCGGCGCGGTCAGCTGCGCCCTCATCAAAAGCGCATCGACGCCGCCGCGGAAGAGCATCAAAACTGCGCAAATAATGTACATGACGCCGATTTTTTTATGGTCGACGGTAGTGAGCCATTCGTTCCACAGCCATTTCCATTTTTTAAAATATGTCAACACAAACACAATGCCGACCATCGTCAAGACGATGGCGACATCGGCGGCATAAATGAGCGGCTCACCCGTGACAAAAAACTCGCTCCACTTCATCCTTCGTTCCCCCTTTCCTACTCCCCATGATGGTGACCGTTTGTCATCGTTTCATCATGTTGATCGTCATTTTTCATTGGCTTTCCATCTCCATGATGGCTGTTCTGTTTCGCATGGTCAATCCATTGTAAGTGGGTGTTCGAAAACGTCATTCGCCCAACAAGCCCCGGTTTTAAAATTTGTGTATATTTTTTCTCATCGAGCTTCGGGGCGGTTTGTTTCACTTCATTCACCCATTTGCGGAAGTCCATTCCCGTTTGTGCGACGACCTCAAACTCCATATGGGCGAACTTTTCCCCGGAAAAGTTGGCGCTCCGCCCCATGTAGGAGCCGGGCTTATCGGCTTGCAAAATCAGCTCTGTCTCCATGCCGTCCATCGCATATTTTTGCCCACCTAATTCCGGCACCCAAAACGAGTTCATCGGCCCGACCGAAGTCAGCTTAAACTTGACCGGCACACCGGCTGGAATATGGACGTAGTTGACCGTTTCAATGTTTTCTTCCGGATAGCTGAAAATCCATTTCCAGTTCGCCGCCGTCACATGGATCGTGATCGGTTTCACTTTCTCGGTCGGCGGCTTTTCCAACGCAAACGTCGCCTTCACTGTTGGAACAGCGAGCGCAGCGACAATCAAAATTGGAATGGCCGTCCAGACGACTTCAAGCAACGTGTTCCCTTCCTCATCCGGCGGCTCATAGCCGGCATTTTCCGGCTTCTCGCGATAACGAATGAGAAAAACGGCAAATAACGTAAATACAACAACAATAATGAACAACATAAAGCCGACAGACCACATGATCAAATCATACTGCATGCGCGCCACCGGCCCTTGCGGATTGAGCACGGCCGTGCGCTCCACGCAGCCCCCAAGCAAAAACAAAAACGGCAAAACCAGCACCGCGCGCCATCTCGCCCGTTTCATCGCTATCGGTCCTCCCTCTTCCGCCCCAACCATTTCGGGGCCTTCCATGCATTTTCTTTTGTCTCTACCATATCAAAATTGAAAATGTTTGAAACGAATGAGCGAAAAAGTTCATAAATCGGCAAAACATTTGTCACAAACTGTTCAATCATTGTTCAACAAATCGCCACTTGTTTTCCTCGTTTAGGGAAATATTGATGAGAAAGGAGAGTTGCGGAAAAGCCCGCCATAAAACAAGACAGCTGAATTCTTTATGAAAAAGAACCCAGCTGTCCTTCGTTCGTTTGAATGGCATATCCTTGTTGCTGCAACTGTTTGCGAATGCGTGGGTTTAACGTTTGCCACATCCATTGTTCATACAACGCCTTTTTCTCTTCAGGCAATAAATAGTAGTGTCGGCCGGCCTGGCGGCGCGCCCGCTCGGTGACATCATAGAGCGCTAACGCAGCGGCGACGGAAATGTTAAAGCTTTGCACAAAGCCGTACATCGGAATGACAAACGTTCCGTCCGCCAAGCGGAGCGCCTCTTCCGACACGCCGCTATGCTCGTTGCCAAACAACAGCGCTGTCGGTTGGGACAGATCGATGTCGGAAACCGGAATCGTCTCCTCACCAAGATAGCTTGCATACACTTGATACCCTTGACTTTTCAAATCGGCAATGGCCGTTTTGATATCTGGCTTATGGTGGAGCGTCAGCCACTGATCGGCATAGCGCGTCACAAGCCGGTTCGGCGAAAACGGCGCCTTTCCCGTCACGATATGAACGTCTTGAACGCCAAACGCTTCAGCCGTCCGCAGCACCGCCGCTTGGTTATGCGGGTCATCGACCGCTTCGATCAAGACGGTAATATAGCGGGTGCGCTCATTCAAAACCTCATACATCCGCCGAAGCCGCCTTGGCAAAATCATTTCCCAAACCGGACGCGTCGATTCGGTGATCAGCCCTTCTTGCCGCAGCTGTTCCAAAAATGATGTCGCTTCCCGTTCTTCCACAACGCATCCCCCTTTCCAAGCCTAGCGTATTCTGTGTTTCCCATTGTACAAAATGACAGGATGCCAAGGCAATTCATGTATTTTTAAATACTATTCAGATTATTAAATATATAATAACTTGAAAACATTGCTCATTTACAACCTCTTTATCCATCGGTTAGTATTATAATGTAAGCGCTTCAAAAATACTTTTTCAAAAAATATTATTTATTATCAAAAGGAGGAGAAACAATGGAGCAAAAACAGCCGCAATTGCATCGAGGCTTAGAAGAACGGCATATCTCGCTCATGTCGCTGGGTGCGGCGATCGGCGTCGGCTTATTCCTCGGTTCGGCGTCCGCGATTGAAATGGCTGGGCCGGCGATTTTGCTCGGCTATGCAGTCAGCGGCGCCATTATGTTTTTCATCATGCGCGCGCTGGGGGAAATGGCCGTCGAACACCCGGTCGCTGGTTCGTTCAGCCGCTATGCTTATCAATATTTAGGTCCGCTCGCTGGCTACTTGACAGGCTGGAATTATTGGTTTTTATGGGTGGTCACATGCATCGCTGAAATTACGGCTGTCGGCATTTACATGCAGTTTTGGTTCCCGGACACGCCTCGCTGGGCGTGGGCGCTTGCCGCCCTGGTGCTCATGACGTTCATCAACTTTCTCGCGGTGAAAGCGTACGGGGAGTTTGAATTTTGGTTTGCGTTAATCAAAATCGTGACGATCGTCGCCATGATCATCATCGGCCTTGGCATGATCCTCTTTGGCATCGGCAACGGCGGCGTCGCCACCGGCATCAGCAATCTTTGGAAGCACGGCGGCTTCTTCCCGCACGGGATCAGCGGCGTTTTGATGTCGCTGCAAATGGTCATGTTTGCGTATTTAGGCATCGAAATGATTGGCGTAACGGCTGGGGAAGTGAAAAACCCGCAAAAATCGTTGACAAAAGCGATTAACAGCGTCTTTTGGCGCATTTTGATCTTCTACGTCGGCGCACTGTTTGTCATCATGTCCATTTATCCTTGGAACGAAATTGGCGAAAAGGGAAGCCCGTTCGTGCTGACGTTTGAAAAAATCGGGATTCACGCCGCGGCTGGCATCATCAACTTTGTCGTCTTGACCGCCGCCTTGTCGTCGTGCAACAGCGGCATTTTCAGCACCAGCCGGATGCTGTTTAACCTTGCTGAACAGCAAGAAGCGCCGAGCGCATTCGGTCGGCTGACAAAGCGCGGCATTCCGGGCGCGGCCTTGATCGCCACTGCGCTTGTCATGCTTGTCGGCGTATATTTGAACTACGTATCGGAAAAAGTGTTCCAATGGGTGACAAGCATCGCCACATTCGGCGCCATTTGGACGTGGGCGGTAATTTTGCTGTCCCAGCTGAAATTCCGCAAACAGTTGAGCGCGGAACAAGCACAACGTCTCACGTTCAAACTTCCGCTTTATCCGTACAGCTCATACGTGTCGCTTGCCTTTTTGATCGGCGTTGCCGCCCTAATGGCGTATTTCCCGGATACGCGCATCGCTTTGATCATCGGCCCAGCCTGGCTGCTGCTTTTGACGGCAGTATACTTCGCCAAAGGAATGCATCGTCGCCAGCATGGCCAAGCCGAAGAAAAGCAAGCTGGATGACAAGTCCGATCAAAAGAGAGGGTGTCCCCATCCTTGCGGGACACCCTCTTTCTAAAACAAAAAGCAGGAAATGTGCAATCGCAGACCCCATCCTTCCGATCGGTCTATTTCCGTTTGGATCATGACTCGCTTTCACCCTCCAATCCTTTCATTCATCAACCGCTATGTAGGCTTGGCGCGGATGATTCGGCTGATCCGGGTATTTTAAGCGGATTTTCCCTTCCTCCAACAGCTTTCCTAAATAATTGTTGCGCAATCCATCCGGCGTCCGTTCGAGCAGCTCTGCCAGCTCTTTCAGACGCAGCGGCCGCTCGCGGCATAACCGAACGATCAATTGTTCCATGACCGCTGGAGCCAACCGTTTTTTTCGCCGTGCCAATTCTGCCATCTTCCATAGCCGTTCGTCGATCGTTTCCCCTTTTTCGTTGCTGTCATGCATACTGATGTCGTTGTTTACGGAGCTAAGCAAGCTATTTACGAACTTCAACTCTTTATTTATAGAGATCGACGCTCTATTTACGGAGTCAGACTCATTTTTTATGGAGTTCGACCCGATGTTTACGGAGTTTTTGGTTATATTTTCGGAGTTTTCTTCGTTGTTAACGGAGTTAGTGTCTATACTTACGAAGTTTAGTTCGTTAGTTATGAAGCTCTCGGTTTCCTGTCCACTGTCCGGATCCAGCCATTCGGGTTCCGGCTGTTCCAGCTGTCCAGCCGGTTCTGTTTCCATTGTTGCGCTAATTTCAGCTGGAAATTGCAGCGGACACAACACAACGATTGTACGGTCTGGATTCGTTTGCTGCGAGATATCGATCGGGCAAGCAAGCGCCTGTTCCTGCATATCGCACATTCGCTTGAGGCCCGATCCCGCGCGTTTGCATACGTCGATCAGCAAAAACATTTTAAAAATATTCGGGTTGCGCAAATTGCTCGTATGCCCCGCCATTGCCGCTTCAATCGGGATGCGAAACCGTCCCGGGTTGGCAAAGCGAAATGAACGATCCTCTTTTTCGACGGTGATGCCGCCTTCCTCCCCATAATCGGCATGAACGAGCGCATTGACGAGCGCCTCGCCAAGCAGAGCGCGCCCTTCATCCGACCAAACGTGACGCTCCAGCTCAGCCAACACGCGAAAATAAAAATCGTAAATGTTGCCCGACCATGTGCCGTCTTGTGATGTGAACCGCTTCGTCCATCCTGCCGCTTCACCGTCAGTGTGCTCTCGATATTCCAAAAAGTATTGCGGCAGCACCTCGGTGATGATCCGCTCCTCACTGAACATCAACAATCCCGCGAGCGTCAGCCCTTCTTTGCTGCTGTCGCGCAGCTTGCCCCACGCGCCGATTTTGTATAAAAATTCTTTTGTCTCGAGCCCGTTCCACGGATGGCCCGGTTTCACCCGAGCAAACCGCTCGCGGTAATGGCTGACGGTCTCGAAATTGAGCTCACTTAAGCTGTAATGCTCTAAAATCAGGCTGTCTGCCAGCGCATGGGGGCGTTCATGAAACGAATTTGTATATTTATTCACTCCCGATCTTCCTTTGACGTTATTTTTGCAAAACAGTTTGATTCTCTTTTTCTATTGTACCATCTTTCCTTCTCCTTGCGGATAGTTGCCAAAAAAAGAAAACGGTTGTGGATATGTGGAATAGTTCGCCCGATAAAAGGAAAACTACAGAAGACAACATTGACATGCAAGGAGGAGGTAATCATGTCGTCCCTTCCTTCCACCGTAGAGCCTTACTGGCGCGACTCCGTTTCGCTTCCGTCGTTTCCGAAGCTCGATGCGGACATTTCCGCCGACGTCGCAGTCATCGGCGGCGGCATTTCCGGGATTACAACAGCGTATTTGTTGTCGGCGCAAGGGGCGCGCGTCGCCCTTCTGGAAGCCGACCGGCTCCTGAACGGCACGACCGGCCATACGACAGCGAAAATCACCGCCCAGCACGATCTCGTCTATGATGAATTTCTCAACCATTTCGGTGCAGAAAAGGCGCGACTCTATTATGACGCCTGCATGGACGCACTCCAGTTTATCCGCCGCACGATCGAAGAACAACAAATAGACTGCGACTTTTGCGAGCAAGATGCCTATATTTATACGATGTCTTCCTCTTCTTTCCAAAAACTAGTGAAAGAATGGGAAGCGTACGAACGGCTCGGCATTGACGGCGCCTTCGTTGAGTCGATCCCGCTCCCGCTGCCGGTGGCGGCAGCGGTCGTGATGAAGAGGCAGGCGCAATTTCATCCGCTCAAATATTTGGCCAAGCTCGTCGATTCGATCACACAGGCTGGCAGTGCCATTTACGAACACACACCAGCGGCGGATATTGAACAAGGAAAAAGGATGACAGTCATTACGCGAGACAAAAAACGGGTTGAGTGCGACCATGTCGCCGTCTGTTCTCACTTTCCGTTTTACGACGGCGGGTTTTACTTTTCGCGCATGTACGCTGAACGGTCGTACGTATTGGGAGTGACGATCACTGAACCGTACCCGGGCGGCATGTATTTAAGCGCCGATGAACCGAAACGCTCGATCCGCTCCGCAGCGGCAGGCAGCGATACGCTTATCCTGATTGGCGGCGAAAACCATAAAACCGGCCAAGGCGTGCCGACGATGCGTCATTACGAGGCGCTGTCCTCGTTCGCTTCGCAGCTGTTTACGGTGAACGACATCCGTTACCGTTGGTCCGCCCAAGATTTGACGACGCTGGACAAAGTGCCGTACATCGGCCCGATGACGGCAGGGACGCCAAACATTTATGTCGCGACAGGGTACCGGAAGTGGGGGATGACGAACGGGACGGTCGCCGGGATGCTTTTGTCTGACCTCATTCTCGACCGCGACAACCGATACCGCGACTTGTACTCTCCGTCGCGCTTTTACGCTGATCCAAGCATGAAGCAGTTTTTCACGACAAACCTTGACGTCGCCAAACATTTTCTGGAGGGAAAGATCGAACCGGTTATCCGCCGGCCGCAAGATTTGGCGCGCGGAGAAGGGGCGGTTGTCTCGGTCAACGGAAAGCGGGCGGGCGCCTATAAGGACGAGGCGGGAACGCTTCATGTCGTTGATACGACGTGCACCCATATGGGCTGCGAGCTGGAGTGGAACAGCGGCGACAAGACGTGGGACTGTCCATGCCATGGCTCGCGCTTCTCGATCGATGGCGATGTGATCGAAGGACCGGCGAAACAGCCGCTCGCGTGCATTGAACTTGATGACGCGAAGTGACGCGCTGACGCGAGACGGCGGCGCATGCAGAACATCGTTGCAGTGGACATGTCGACCTTGAGTTCCAATGGGGGTTGGGAGCGTATGTTCCTAACCCCCTTATCGTTTTCATTTGCCGATCGCGCATTTCGTGATAAGATGAAAATGAGAGTGGACTGTACGTTGCATGATGTTTTCGGGAGGGATGACGCATGGACTTTGAACCGATTTTTCTCACCCCTGTCTTCCAAGAACGGATTTGGGGCGGCACGAAGCTCGCCGAACGATTCGGCTACGACATTCCGTCTTCGCAAACAGGGGAATGTTGGGCGGTGTCCGCCCATCCACACGGGCAGACAGTCGTCGCCCGCGGACCGTTTGCCGGGATGACGCTCGGACAATTATGGGAGGAACGCCGCGATTTGTTCGGCCACTTCCCGTCTGACCGCTTCCCGCTGTTGACCAAAATTTTGGACGCCAACGCCGACTTGTCAGTCCAAGTCCACCCGGACGATGAATACGCCAAAACGCATGAAGGCGGAGAACTCGGCAAAACGGAGTGTTGGTACATCATCGACTGCAAGCCGGGCGCTCAGTTGATTTACGGCCATTATGCAGAAACGAAAGAAGAGCTGCGCGCGATGATGGAAGCGGGGGAATGGGATCGTTTACTTCGGAAAGTGCCGATCCGCCCCGGCGACTTCTTCTATGTCCCAAGCGGCACGATCCACGCCCTTTGCGAAGGGACGCTCGTCCTTGAGACGCAGCAAAGCTCAGATACAACCTACCGCGTCTACGATTACGACCGTGTCGACAGCCAAGGGCGGAAGCGCGAGCTTCATCTCGAGAAAGCGATTGACGTCACGACCGTCCCGCATCGCGACATCGATGTCCACCCCCATGTCGCCGAATTTCCCGGCGCGACGGTGACGACCTTCGTGGAAGGAGACTACTTCGGCGTCCAAAAATGGGACGTCCGCGGCGCGTTCGAATCAGAGCAGGCAAAACCGTTTCTCATCGTCAGCATCCTCGAAGGCGAAGGCGAGCTTGTCCGCAAAGGACAGACATACTTGCTTCGCCGGGGCGACCATTTCATTTTGCCGCATCAATTCGGCCGTTTCACCATTCGCGGCTCCCTCCAGGCGATCGCGTCGTGGCCGCGGACAGGCAAATAAACGCGGGTGTCCCAAAAGGCTGTCTGTCTTCAGGATAGACACAAAATATAGTACGGAAGAAGCGGTCGGTGTGTATATATAGAAACGAAAGAGGGTGTCCTGATCCTTTTGGGACACCCGTTCTCATTACTGTTGTACATAGAAACAAAATGACCGAATGGTGTTCCATTTAAGGGGCGTCGCCTTTTTGGATCAGCCCCTTCTTTTGTCGAAAATATTAACGGAAGAATTGTTTTCCTATTTGGCCAAGACGGTATACGGACGCAATATGCCGCGCCGTTTGTGTCACATAATGTTCTGCCTGCTCCAACGCTTTTTCAAGCGGCACGACGCCGGGCACGATCGTAAACAGCGCGTCGATGCCATGATCCAACACGACGGCGCTGTCGTCGCCCAACGACCCGGCGATGCCGATGACGGGGACGCCGAACTGTTTCGCTGTCTTGGCGACGCCGATCGGCGTTTTGCCGAACACCGTCTGTCCGTCAATCCGCCCTTCGCCGGTGATGACCAAGTCAGCGTCTTTGACGCGCTCCGCGAGCTGAACCGTCTCGATCACAATCTCTACGCCGCGCTTTAGCTCGGCCGGGAGAAACGCGAGCAGTCCCGCCCCCAACCCGCCGGCCGCACCCGCTCCCGGAATGTCGCCGACTTGTTTGCCGAGATCGCGTCGGATGACATCTGCGTAATGCGCCAAATTCCGGTCGAGAACGGCGACCATGTCCGGTGTCGCCCCCTTTTGCGGACCGAAAATGGCCGACGCTCCGTTCGGACCGGTAAGCGGGTTGTCGACGTCGCACGCCACGTCAATGCGGACTCCCCCAAGACGCGGGTCGAGACCGGAAAGGTCAATCGCATGCAAATCGGCCAGCGCGCCGCCGCCCGGACCGATGTCGCAGCCGTCTTCGTCCAAAAGCCTTCCCCCGAGCGCCTGCACCATGCCGGCCCCACCGTCGTTCGTCGCGCTGCCGCCAATGCCGATAATCAAATGAGTGGCGCCGGCGTCAAGCGCTGCTCGGATCAGTTCTCCCGTCCCCCGTGTCGTCGTCACCAATGGGTTGCGCCGGTCGCGCGGGACAAGGTGCAGCCCCGAGGCAGCCGCCATCTCGATGACCGCTGTCTTCCCGTCGCCGAGCAAGCCAAAAAACGCCCGCACCGGCTCACCGAGCGGTCCGGTCACGTTCACTTCCACGATGCGGCCGCCAGTCGCATCAACAAGCGACTGCACCGTCCCTTCCCCGCCATCGGCCATCGGCACTTTCACGTACTCAGCCTCTGGAAACACCGACCGGAACCCGCGTTCCACCGCCTCGGCGACTTCGAGCGCCGAGAGGCTTTCTTTAAATGAATCAGGGGCAATAACGATTTTCATTCTTTTTCCCTCCTCTTTTGTCTCCATCCAAACCTTGAAAACGAAAAGTCATCGGAAACGGCTGTCTTGGCACAAACGATGACAATAGCCTCCACTATAAGTTGTTCGCCAACCGAAGCGCTGCTTCCTTTGAGCGCAAACAAATCGCCAACATACTTACGCCACGAACAAGCCATGGCTGCTCGTAGCCGTCATAAGCGGGAAAAGAGAAGCGCCAAACACCTCAGCCGCCGCAATCGTATTCGGATTCGGCGATATGATATTTCCGGCCTTTCCGTCGCCGACAACGCCGCAATCGCGCTAGCTGTACTGGAAGAACCACCTATGCTTTATCTGCTTCCCTTTTCATTCAGCGAAATAAGCACGATCCAGCTGTATAGTTCACGAAAGAACCGGCATCGATTGGAACCAACTTTCACTCAATATGTGTCAAATTTTGTGGAAAAAAGGCGAAAAACAATGCCATTTCGTCTATTTTCACAATTGTGTATATAGTACTATAATAGATGTAACCATATGTTCGTTTGTTCCAATTGGGAACATCTTGATTCTATAAAAAAGACGGTTTCCAAATTCACCGTTCGCCATCGCCGGCTATAATCCGTATTTTTGCTGAAAGCCACTGGCATGTGAGCAGCCTTCCTTTTCTTTTTTTTGGAATCACTTCATCAACGCCGAAGTTGTCA
Above is a window of Geobacillus thermoleovorans DNA encoding:
- the qoxA gene encoding cytochrome aa3 quinol oxidase subunit II gives rise to the protein MKRARWRAVLVLPFLFLLGGCVERTAVLNPQGPVARMQYDLIMWSVGFMLFIIVVVFTLFAVFLIRYREKPENAGYEPPDEEGNTLLEVVWTAIPILIVAALAVPTVKATFALEKPPTEKVKPITIHVTAANWKWIFSYPEENIETVNYVHIPAGVPVKFKLTSVGPMNSFWVPELGGQKYAMDGMETELILQADKPGSYMGRSANFSGEKFAHMEFEVVAQTGMDFRKWVNEVKQTAPKLDEKKYTQILKPGLVGRMTFSNTHLQWIDHAKQNSHHGDGKPMKNDDQHDETMTNGHHHGE
- a CDS encoding TrmH family RNA methyltransferase, whose protein sequence is MEEREATSFLEQLRQEGLITESTRPVWEMILPRRLRRMYEVLNERTRYITVLIEAVDDPHNQAAVLRTAEAFGVQDVHIVTGKAPFSPNRLVTRYADQWLTLHHKPDIKTAIADLKSQGYQVYASYLGEETIPVSDIDLSQPTALLFGNEHSGVSEEALRLADGTFVIPMYGFVQSFNISVAAALALYDVTERARRQAGRHYYLLPEEKKALYEQWMWQTLNPRIRKQLQQQGYAIQTNEGQLGSFS
- a CDS encoding amino acid permease → MEQKQPQLHRGLEERHISLMSLGAAIGVGLFLGSASAIEMAGPAILLGYAVSGAIMFFIMRALGEMAVEHPVAGSFSRYAYQYLGPLAGYLTGWNYWFLWVVTCIAEITAVGIYMQFWFPDTPRWAWALAALVLMTFINFLAVKAYGEFEFWFALIKIVTIVAMIIIGLGMILFGIGNGGVATGISNLWKHGGFFPHGISGVLMSLQMVMFAYLGIEMIGVTAGEVKNPQKSLTKAINSVFWRILIFYVGALFVIMSIYPWNEIGEKGSPFVLTFEKIGIHAAAGIINFVVLTAALSSCNSGIFSTSRMLFNLAEQQEAPSAFGRLTKRGIPGAALIATALVMLVGVYLNYVSEKVFQWVTSIATFGAIWTWAVILLSQLKFRKQLSAEQAQRLTFKLPLYPYSSYVSLAFLIGVAALMAYFPDTRIALIIGPAWLLLLTAVYFAKGMHRRQHGQAEEKQAG
- a CDS encoding ATP-binding protein, which translates into the protein MNKYTNSFHERPHALADSLILEHYSLSELNFETVSHYRERFARVKPGHPWNGLETKEFLYKIGAWGKLRDSSKEGLTLAGLLMFSEERIITEVLPQYFLEYREHTDGEAAGWTKRFTSQDGTWSGNIYDFYFRVLAELERHVWSDEGRALLGEALVNALVHADYGEEGGITVEKEDRSFRFANPGRFRIPIEAAMAGHTSNLRNPNIFKMFLLIDVCKRAGSGLKRMCDMQEQALACPIDISQQTNPDRTIVVLCPLQFPAEISATMETEPAGQLEQPEPEWLDPDSGQETESFITNELNFVSIDTNSVNNEENSENITKNSVNIGSNSIKNESDSVNRASISINKELKFVNSLLSSVNNDISMHDSNEKGETIDERLWKMAELARRKKRLAPAVMEQLIVRLCRERPLRLKELAELLERTPDGLRNNYLGKLLEEGKIRLKYPDQPNHPRQAYIAVDE
- a CDS encoding FAD-dependent oxidoreductase, with the protein product MSSLPSTVEPYWRDSVSLPSFPKLDADISADVAVIGGGISGITTAYLLSAQGARVALLEADRLLNGTTGHTTAKITAQHDLVYDEFLNHFGAEKARLYYDACMDALQFIRRTIEEQQIDCDFCEQDAYIYTMSSSSFQKLVKEWEAYERLGIDGAFVESIPLPLPVAAAVVMKRQAQFHPLKYLAKLVDSITQAGSAIYEHTPAADIEQGKRMTVITRDKKRVECDHVAVCSHFPFYDGGFYFSRMYAERSYVLGVTITEPYPGGMYLSADEPKRSIRSAAAGSDTLILIGGENHKTGQGVPTMRHYEALSSFASQLFTVNDIRYRWSAQDLTTLDKVPYIGPMTAGTPNIYVATGYRKWGMTNGTVAGMLLSDLILDRDNRYRDLYSPSRFYADPSMKQFFTTNLDVAKHFLEGKIEPVIRRPQDLARGEGAVVSVNGKRAGAYKDEAGTLHVVDTTCTHMGCELEWNSGDKTWDCPCHGSRFSIDGDVIEGPAKQPLACIELDDAK
- the manA gene encoding mannose-6-phosphate isomerase, class I, which encodes MDFEPIFLTPVFQERIWGGTKLAERFGYDIPSSQTGECWAVSAHPHGQTVVARGPFAGMTLGQLWEERRDLFGHFPSDRFPLLTKILDANADLSVQVHPDDEYAKTHEGGELGKTECWYIIDCKPGAQLIYGHYAETKEELRAMMEAGEWDRLLRKVPIRPGDFFYVPSGTIHALCEGTLVLETQQSSDTTYRVYDYDRVDSQGRKRELHLEKAIDVTTVPHRDIDVHPHVAEFPGATVTTFVEGDYFGVQKWDVRGAFESEQAKPFLIVSILEGEGELVRKGQTYLLRRGDHFILPHQFGRFTIRGSLQAIASWPRTGK
- a CDS encoding glycerate kinase; its protein translation is MKIVIAPDSFKESLSALEVAEAVERGFRSVFPEAEYVKVPMADGGEGTVQSLVDATGGRIVEVNVTGPLGEPVRAFFGLLGDGKTAVIEMAAASGLHLVPRDRRNPLVTTTRGTGELIRAALDAGATHLIIGIGGSATNDGGAGMVQALGGRLLDEDGCDIGPGGGALADLHAIDLSGLDPRLGGVRIDVACDVDNPLTGPNGASAIFGPQKGATPDMVAVLDRNLAHYADVIRRDLGKQVGDIPGAGAAGGLGAGLLAFLPAELKRGVEIVIETVQLAERVKDADLVITGEGRIDGQTVFGKTPIGVAKTAKQFGVPVIGIAGSLGDDSAVVLDHGIDALFTIVPGVVPLEKALEQAEHYVTQTARHIASVYRLGQIGKQFFR